ATGAAGCGCAGGTCCCAGCCCTCCCGCTCAGCCACTTCCTTCAGCATGTCCACATAGAAACCCTGGGCCTGGCCTCCGGCTTCCATGGAGATGGCCGGCACATGGGGGAATACCGCGACTTTGACCGTGCGGCGGGGGGCCGCCAGCAGGCCGACGGCACCCAGGGCGACCAGGAGGAGGGTCACCAAGCGGTTCATGAATGGAAAGGGTGGAAAAGGGATTCGAGACATGGTCCTGCCCAGAACCCTATCGACGCGAGGCCCGACCCGTTTGAACTTTGGGTCAGTCCAGCGTGGCGCGCCGTTCGCCATCCTGCCATCGGAGGCGGAGGGCGGCTCCAGAAGGGAGGGTGGCGGCCGTCGTCACGGGCCGGCCTTCGGGATCGAGGGCCAGTACGAATCCCCGCTGAAGCGGGCCCGCCGGGTCCAGGCCGTGCAGGCGCTCGGCGAGCACGGCCAGGCGGTGGTCCCGGCGTTGCAGGCCGCGCTGGATCGCCGGGGCGAGGCGGCGCTGGGCCTCCCGGACGCGGGGCAGATCCGCCTCCCGGGCGGCGCGGGCGGCGGCGTGCCGCAGGCGCTGGCGCAGCAGGGACAGGCGCGACCCGGCCGCATCCACCCCCCGGCTGGGGTGGGCCAGGGCCAGCCGCTGACCCAGGGCAGCCAGGCGGACTCCCGGCCCTGCCAGCGGTTCCGCCCGCTGGAGACCGTGATCAACCAGCAGGTTCAGCGTGGTCTCCAGGCCCCGCAGGCGCCAGGCGGCCTTGGCGGCCAGGGCCTCGGTCCGGCGCCGCAGCTCCGCCCTCAGGGCCGCGCGATCCGGCGTGGCCAGCTCCGCAGCCTGACTGGGCGTGGCCGCGCGGCGATCCGCGGCGAGGTCCACCAGCGTGGTGTCGATCTCGTGCCCCACGCCGGTGATGACGGGGATCTGGCACACGGCCACCGCGCGCACCAGGGCCGGGTCGTTGAAGGCCCAGAGATCCTCGAGGCTGCCGCCGCCCCGCACCAGCAGCACGGCCTCGCAACCCCAGTGGGGATCCTGGATTTCCTGCAGGGCCAATAGGGTTTCCGGCACGCAGCGCTCGCCCTGGGCGGCCGCGGGGGCGATGAGGATGTCGATCGCAGGGGCGCGGCGGGCCATGACCTCCAGCACATCGCGCAGGGCTGCGCCGCCCAGGGCCGCCACCACGCCCAGCTTCCGGGGGAACCGGGGCAGGGGGCGCTTGGGGCGGTCGAAGAGTCCCTGGGCGCGGAGGTCCGCCTCCAGCGCCCGCAGCCGCGCCTGCAGGTCGCCCGCGCCCGCGGGCTCGCAGTGGGTGACGGCCAGGGTGATCGTGCCCCCGGCCACATAGAGGTTGAGGCTGCCCTTGAGCACCACCCGCTGCCCATCCGCCGGCTTGTGCTGGAGAAAGCGCTGCTGCCCGGCCCAGACCGCGCAGGACAGCGCCGCGCCTTCTTCTTTCAGCGTGAAATACCAGTGCTTCCCCGAGCCCCGGAAGTTCGACACCTCGCCCACGACGCAGACCGCGGCGAAAGCCGGTTCCAGCCGGGTCTTCACCTGTTCCAGCAGGCGCTTGACGGAAAGGGGGGCGAGGTCGTTCATGGCTTGCGGAACCGTCCGAGGCCCACCGTGAGCCCGGCGAAGAGGGTGTAGCGCGGGGCTCCGTGGGAGAGCCCCATGTCCACGCCGCCATCCAGCACCAGCCGCTTGGACACCTTGTAGGCGATGGCCCAGAGGTTGGAGACGATTCGCCCGTTCTGCGGCGTGGACTGGAGGGAGTACAGCTCGCCGGTGAGGGACCAGGTCTCGCCGAGGTTCCGAGTGATGGAGACGGTGCCTGCCGCCTGGGCCGCCCTTCCTCCGGCCGGTCCCTCGGCTTGGTCCGAGGGCTGGCCGATCCAGGACTCCAGCAGGTTCACATCGATGTGGTAGTTCCCCGCGTCGCGGCTGAACAGCAGCGTGAGCGTGTCGATGGGTGCGCCGTTGCCGAGCCCTTGGGAGGCCGGGGCCGTGGGGAAGGTGTGCGCCACCTGGATGGCCTGGTCCGTTCCGAACAGCCCGTCGTGCAGGTAGCACCATTGCGCGGCCAGGTTGAAGTCACCGAAGCCCCTGGCCGCGAGCGCACCCGAGGGTTCCAGGCGCAGGTAGCCCGGGCAGGAGAGGCGGAGTTCCACATCCTTGGCCAGACCCAGCTTCAGGAGGGTGGGAGTGCCGAAGCTGGGGCCGTCCTCGCGCAGGTGGCTCTGCTGCAGACCCCACTCCAGCTCCGCCAGCCCCGGCTGAGTCGTGAGGGCGGGATTGGCGAAGGTGGGCCGGTTGGGGTTCACCTCGATGGGCGGCGGTTCCTCCGCCCTGAGGGCAGGCGCCAGTGCCAGGGACAGCGCCAGGGACAGGGCCAGGGACAGGGACAGGGCCAGGGACAGGGCGGGGAGGCTGGTTTGGGGGACCTTCATGGCCTTCCAGGCTAGCGGATCTGCCAAGCGGGGATGGGGAAGCCGCAACGGAATCCGATGAGGCGGAAATTTTGCCTCGTCATACAATGCTCGGGTCTTCCAACCTCCGAGGTGAACCGATGTCCGGACGACCCTTCCTTCTTTCCAGGCTGGCCCTGGCCTTGGCCTTGGCAGGCACGGCCTCGGCGCAGACCAAGCTGCTGCGCTTCCCCGACATCCATGGGGACAAGGTGGTGTTCACGCACGGCGGCGACCTCTGGAGTGCCCCGGCCACGGGCGGCACGGCCACGCGGCTCACGGCCCATCCGGGGCTGGAGGTGTTCGCGAAGTTCAGCCCCGACGGCAAGTGGCTCGCCTTCACGGGCCAGTACGACGGCGACGAGCAGGTCTATGTCATTCCCAGCGGTGGCGGCATTCCGCGCCAGCTGACCTTCGATCCTGCCGCCGGTCCGCTGCCGCCGCGGGGCGGCTACGACCACCAGGTGGTGGGGTGGACGCCGGACGGCTCCAGCGTGCTGTTCCGCGCCTCCAGCGATGCCGATGGCGTCCTGAGCCGCACGGCGCTCTACACCGTGCCCCTGGGCGGCGGGCTGGCGAAGAAGCTGCCCATGCCGACCGCGGGGCCCGGCTCCTTCTCGCCGGACGGCAAGCGCATCGCCTACGCGCCGATGTTCCGCGACTTCCGCCATTGGAAGCGCTACCAGGGCGGCTGGGCGCAGGATCTCTATGTCTTCGATCTGGCCACGAACGCGCAGAAGAAGATCGCCGCCAGCCCGCGCACCGAGCGCGATCCCATGTGGATTGGCGACAAGGTCTACTTCGCGTCGGATCGCGACGGGACGCTGAACCTCTACGCGGTGGATCCGGCCACGGACGCGCTGAAGCAGCTGACCTTCCAGAAGACCTGGGATGTCCGCTGGCCGTCCAGCGACCACCAGTCGCGCATCGTCTATGAGCAGAACGGCGAACTGCGCGTGTTCAATGTGCAGGACGGCAGCGACCGCGGGATCTCCATCGCCGTGCCGACCGATGGCGGCGCCTCGCGGCCCTCGCGCATCAGCGCCGAACGCAACATCGAGGGCTTCGCGCTGTCACCCAAGGGCGAACGGGCCCTCTTCGTGGCCCGCGGCGATGTGTTCACGGTGCCCGTCGAGAAGGGCCCCGTGCGCAACCTCACCAACAGCTCCGGCGCCCACGACAAGCATGCCCGCTGGTCGCCGGACGGCAAGAAGATCGCGTTCATCTCGGACCTGAGCGGCGAAGACCAGCTCTACCTGGTGGATCAGGGCGGCAAGGGCAAGCCCGAGGCCCTCACCTCCGGGCTGGCGGGGATGCTGAACGCGCCCGTCTGGTCGCCCACGGGGAAGCAGCTCGCCTTCACCGACAAAGATGGCGTGGTCTATGTGGTGGGCATAGCGGACCGCAAGCTGGTCAAGGCCGCGAAGGATCCCCTCGCCCGGGTGGGCGACCTGGCCTGGTCGGCGGACGGCCAGTTCCTGGCCTTCTCCCTGGCGAACCTGAATGGCACCCGCAGCCTCCATGTGTGGAGCCAGGCGGACCAGCAGCTGCATCGGGCCACCGGCGACCTGTTCCCCGTCACCGATCCCGCCTGGGATCCGGACGGCAAGTATCTCTATGCCCTCAGCCGCCGGGACTACGCGCCGCAGATCAGCAACCTCGAGTTCGACTATGCGGGCAACCGCAATGTGGATGTGGTGGCCTACGCCCTCCGCAAGGACACGGCCCATCCCTTCCCGCCCGAAAGCGATGAAGTGGGGGGGGCGCCCGAGAAGAAGGAAGACGGCGAGAAGAAGGCTGACAAGCCTGCGGAGGGCGCCAAGGCCCCTGCGGCGCCTGCGTCCGTCCGCATCGACTGGGATGGCTTCGAACAGCGGGGCGTCCGCGTGCCCGTGCCCGCCGACAACCTGGGCGGGCTGGAGGCCGTGAAGGGCTACCTGCTCTACAGCAAGTCCGCGCCCTTCGTGTACGGCGAAGCCAACGGTCGCCGGAATGCGGGCAGCAGCCTCTGGATCTTCGACCTGAAGAAGCGTCAGGAGAGCGAGCTGCTGCCGGAAGTCCAGGGCTGGACCCTCAGCCAGGATGGAAGCAAGGTCCTGGCCCGGGCTGGGCAGGGACCCGCGGCTTCCTACCAGCTCCTCGACGCCAAGCCGAAGGCTACTGAAAAGAAGATGGTCTCCACGAAGGAGCTCTTCGTGGACCGCATCCCCGCCGAGGAATGGCGCGAGGTCTATGACGAGACCTGGCGCCGTTTCCGGGACTTCTTCTATGTGAAGAACATGCACGGCTA
The window above is part of the Geothrix sp. genome. Proteins encoded here:
- the xseA gene encoding exodeoxyribonuclease VII large subunit, coding for MNDLAPLSVKRLLEQVKTRLEPAFAAVCVVGEVSNFRGSGKHWYFTLKEEGAALSCAVWAGQQRFLQHKPADGQRVVLKGSLNLYVAGGTITLAVTHCEPAGAGDLQARLRALEADLRAQGLFDRPKRPLPRFPRKLGVVAALGGAALRDVLEVMARRAPAIDILIAPAAAQGERCVPETLLALQEIQDPHWGCEAVLLVRGGGSLEDLWAFNDPALVRAVAVCQIPVITGVGHEIDTTLVDLAADRRAATPSQAAELATPDRAALRAELRRRTEALAAKAAWRLRGLETTLNLLVDHGLQRAEPLAGPGVRLAALGQRLALAHPSRGVDAAGSRLSLLRQRLRHAAARAAREADLPRVREAQRRLAPAIQRGLQRRDHRLAVLAERLHGLDPAGPLQRGFVLALDPEGRPVTTAATLPSGAALRLRWQDGERRATLD
- a CDS encoding S41 family peptidase, whose protein sequence is MSGRPFLLSRLALALALAGTASAQTKLLRFPDIHGDKVVFTHGGDLWSAPATGGTATRLTAHPGLEVFAKFSPDGKWLAFTGQYDGDEQVYVIPSGGGIPRQLTFDPAAGPLPPRGGYDHQVVGWTPDGSSVLFRASSDADGVLSRTALYTVPLGGGLAKKLPMPTAGPGSFSPDGKRIAYAPMFRDFRHWKRYQGGWAQDLYVFDLATNAQKKIAASPRTERDPMWIGDKVYFASDRDGTLNLYAVDPATDALKQLTFQKTWDVRWPSSDHQSRIVYEQNGELRVFNVQDGSDRGISIAVPTDGGASRPSRISAERNIEGFALSPKGERALFVARGDVFTVPVEKGPVRNLTNSSGAHDKHARWSPDGKKIAFISDLSGEDQLYLVDQGGKGKPEALTSGLAGMLNAPVWSPTGKQLAFTDKDGVVYVVGIADRKLVKAAKDPLARVGDLAWSADGQFLAFSLANLNGTRSLHVWSQADQQLHRATGDLFPVTDPAWDPDGKYLYALSRRDYAPQISNLEFDYAGNRNVDVVAYALRKDTAHPFPPESDEVGGAPEKKEDGEKKADKPAEGAKAPAAPASVRIDWDGFEQRGVRVPVPADNLGGLEAVKGYLLYSKSAPFVYGEANGRRNAGSSLWIFDLKKRQESELLPEVQGWTLSQDGSKVLARAGQGPAASYQLLDAKPKATEKKMVSTKELFVDRIPAEEWREVYDETWRRFRDFFYVKNMHGYDWKALREQYRPWLQHVTHRSDLTYVLTELISELNIGHTYTEGGDQFLPERAKVGLPGARLELDAAAGRYRLAHIYRGHNEEPKYRSPLTEPGVDAREGDYILAIDGVELKADDNPYRLLRNKTFTVTLTLNGQPGFEGARQVTYQPIQSDASLRYLDFVLRSKEAVDKLSGGKVGYLHIPDMGGPGLYEFIKWYYPQIRKEGLVVDVRANGGGNISQMILERLGKKLLGTRFGYAGEHPTTYPGTVFHGPMVALTSETSASDGDIFPYHFRFAGLGPLIGKRTWGGVVGGGNSPLVDGGSVFVPQSGTNAPTGEWIIEGEGVTPDIEVENDPASLLAGHDRQLERGVQEVLKRMAEKPMTLPRRPADPVKTK